A region of Gracilinanus agilis isolate LMUSP501 chromosome 3, AgileGrace, whole genome shotgun sequence DNA encodes the following proteins:
- the TCEANC gene encoding transcription elongation factor A N-terminal and central domain-containing protein: MKMSDKTKKNVATRASIIEQLLTEKNFQDLGDHLTELETIHMNVEHLQETNVVRAVYRVLKHCPIVIFKKKAKYLLCKWKILYKNHPVNNPNFFLNDIKKNIEHVNLIQEENSPYLSQEQALDIVNSNSGSPAQDVAKDVEKALDIANSISGSQAQDVAKDVEKSMPENNADAVEEHSEEHFVSHDPKSIGSKSAWQQDPTRSKCVELLYGALVTFSTDQQKADRWQKLAREIEEYIFALYSKNLKKYKNCIRSKVSNLKNQKNPHLQQNLFSGTLSPKEFAEMTVMEMANDELKQLRASYTESCIQEHHLPQMVDGTQTDKIKCRRCEKFNCKVTVIARGALFLPSWVRSTNPDEQMMTYVICNECGEQWYHSNWICI, translated from the coding sequence ATGAAGATGTCtgacaaaaccaagaaaaatgtAGCTACCAGAGCTTCAATTATTGAGCAGCTATTGACAGAAAAGAATTTCCAGGATCTTGGAGATCACTTGACTGAATTGGAAACTATTCACATGAATGTAGAGCATCTCCAAGAGACAAATGTTGTCAGAGCTGTATATAGAGTTTTAAAACATTGCCCTATAgtgattttcaaaaagaaagcCAAGTATTTACTTTGCAAGtggaaaatactttataaaaatcaCCCAGTGAACAAccctaatttttttctcaatgacATTAAGAAAAACATTGAACATGTTAATCtaattcaagaagaaaattcCCCATACCTAAGTCAAGAACAAGCATTAGACATAGTAAATTCTAACTCTGGCTCACCAGCCCAAGATGTTGCAAAAGATGTTGAAAAGGCATTAGACATAGCAAATTCTATCTCTGGTTCACAAGCCCAAGATGTTGCAAAAGATGTTGAAAAGAGTATGCCAGAAAACAATGCTGATGCAGTGGAGGAACATTCAGAAGAGCATTTTGTGAGTCATGACCCTAAATCCATTGGCAGCAAGTCAGCTTGGCAGCAAGATCCCACAAGGTCTAAGTGTGTAGAACTTCTTTATGGAGCTTTAGTTACTTTTTCCACAGACCAACAGAAAGCTGATCGCTGGCAAAAATTGGCAAGAGAAATTGAGGAGTACATTTTTGCACTTTAttcaaaaaatctcaaaaaatataaaaattgtatCCGAAGCAAAGTGTCAAATTTGAAGAAtcaaaaaaatcctcatttaCAACAAAATCTGTTTTCTGGGACCTTATCTCCAAAAGAATTTGCTGAAATGACAGTcatggaaatggcaaatgatgAATTAAAGCAATTGAGGGCTTCATACACAGAGTCCTGTATACAAGAACATCATCTTCCTCAAATGGTTGATGGCACACagacagataaaataaaatgtaggcGCTGTGAAAAATTTAATTGCAAGGTAACTGTGATTGCCAGAGGGGCACTTTTTCTTCCAAGTTGGGTTCGCAGCACAAACCCAGATGAACAAATGATGACCTATGTCATTTGTAATGAGTGTGGGGAACAATGGTATCACAGCAATTGGATTTGCATATGA